A part of Candidatus Hinthialibacter antarcticus genomic DNA contains:
- a CDS encoding prepilin-type N-terminal cleavage/methylation domain-containing protein gives MKRGFTLIELLIVVAIIGILAAIAVPNFLNAQVKAKLSRNMSDLRSVYTSVQMLELDSGYLPIDVWDYETAEGKQILEEQFNNVGAAVAGQRSAKLILAVLTSPIAYMSTVPLDPFLDRRGELDQRGFESILDTYVYVDEDPQIPGGDMMFYALQHREQSSSTITPLKDGEYAVVGAGPDGILGDSVSSQGNQTRGLPFDATNGLNSRGDIFIRCQFCFNN, from the coding sequence ATGAAACGTGGATTCACGCTGATCGAATTATTAATTGTTGTCGCGATTATTGGTATTCTCGCCGCGATTGCTGTGCCCAATTTTTTGAATGCGCAAGTAAAGGCAAAACTATCGCGTAATATGTCTGACCTGCGCAGCGTCTATACTTCAGTCCAAATGTTAGAACTCGACTCGGGCTACTTACCGATTGACGTGTGGGATTACGAGACCGCAGAAGGCAAGCAAATCTTAGAAGAACAATTCAACAACGTGGGCGCCGCCGTCGCGGGGCAGCGTTCGGCAAAACTCATTTTAGCGGTGTTGACGTCGCCGATTGCGTATATGTCGACGGTGCCGTTAGACCCGTTTTTAGACCGGCGCGGCGAATTAGACCAACGCGGGTTTGAGAGCATCCTCGATACGTATGTGTATGTTGATGAAGACCCGCAGATTCCTGGGGGCGACATGATGTTTTACGCTTTACAGCACCGCGAGCAATCGTCTTCAACAATCACTCCGCTGAAAGATGGTGAATACGCAGTGGTTGGCGCCGGCCCCGACGGGATATTAGGCGACTCGGTTTCGTCGCAAGGCAACCAGACGCGCGGGCTGCCGTTTGACGCCACCAATGGGTTGAACAGCCGGGGCGACATTTTTATTCGCTGCCAATTTTGTTTTAACAATTAA
- a CDS encoding transposase produces MNLKKHDSSLLNPDFKNKVHPVRINEKGHVHFVTTSCCQRKPFFDSFEIRKIVLHSIDHIRNKKEFFVFGYVIMPEHAHFLLAAKQEQPISKIVGALKWYVSINVLKAFREKGVEENKLWQERFYDFNIFTQEKLIEKLTYCHQNPVVRRLVNSPGQWPHSSFRNYEIDDDKVFRVDRWWEYWEA; encoded by the coding sequence ATGAATTTAAAAAAACACGATTCGTCATTACTGAATCCTGATTTCAAGAACAAGGTTCATCCTGTTCGCATTAACGAAAAAGGGCACGTTCATTTTGTAACTACATCATGCTGTCAAAGAAAACCGTTTTTTGACTCATTTGAAATTCGCAAAATCGTTCTTCATTCCATAGATCATATTCGCAATAAAAAAGAGTTTTTTGTTTTTGGGTATGTCATTATGCCTGAACATGCGCATTTTTTACTTGCTGCCAAACAAGAGCAACCAATTTCGAAAATTGTAGGCGCGTTAAAATGGTATGTTTCGATCAATGTATTAAAAGCGTTTCGAGAAAAGGGCGTTGAAGAAAATAAATTGTGGCAAGAGCGTTTCTATGATTTTAATATATTCACACAAGAAAAACTAATTGAGAAACTTACATACTGCCATCAGAACCCTGTTGTACGAAGGCTTGTCAATTCTCCCGGTCAATGGCCTCATTCAAGTTTTAGAAATTATGAAATAGATGATGACAAAGTCTTTCGAGTTGATCGCTGGTGGGAATACTGGGAAGCCTAA
- a CDS encoding Gfo/Idh/MocA family oxidoreductase: MSESKKTDMTRREFGRKSALGAAAISTIAAANKAQAADKLTIAVIGAGGRGTQAAENAIQAGGDSIELVAVADFREETAKGCVQRLRSNENIKESIKVNDETTFWGLDAYKKVIAMKPDYVILATPPGFRPEHFEAVVDAKLNCFCEKPVATDFNGIRRFHAAAKKSESLKLHIVTGNQRRHQKEYVETVKMLQDGALGEIVAGRAYWNGGLPHARDRRDGQGDLEYQLYNWYNFCWICGDNIVEQHIHNLDVMNWVLGSHPISVVASGGRSWKPKIEKYGNIWDNFSCDFEYPNGVHVFSFCRHLNKSANEVSERVFGTNKKFRNGISNCADMGERGMNAYVQEHKDLQDSIRGDGPYWNQAVQICETTMTAILGREAAYTGKNLKWEEAWNMEHDIFPNPIGFDAKMPPAPIPSTPMP; this comes from the coding sequence ATGAGTGAATCAAAAAAAACAGACATGACCCGCCGTGAATTCGGCAGAAAATCAGCCTTGGGCGCCGCAGCGATCAGCACAATTGCCGCTGCCAATAAAGCCCAGGCGGCAGACAAACTGACCATCGCCGTGATCGGCGCGGGCGGACGCGGCACCCAAGCGGCTGAAAACGCCATCCAAGCGGGCGGCGACAGCATCGAACTGGTAGCGGTCGCTGATTTTCGTGAAGAAACCGCCAAGGGATGCGTACAACGCTTGCGCAGCAACGAAAATATCAAAGAAAGCATTAAAGTCAACGACGAGACCACCTTCTGGGGCCTCGACGCCTACAAAAAAGTCATCGCCATGAAGCCTGACTATGTGATTCTGGCGACGCCTCCCGGGTTCCGTCCCGAACACTTCGAAGCCGTTGTTGACGCCAAACTTAACTGCTTCTGTGAAAAACCGGTCGCGACCGACTTCAACGGCATTCGCCGCTTTCACGCCGCCGCGAAAAAATCCGAAAGTCTGAAATTACACATCGTGACCGGCAACCAACGCCGTCACCAAAAAGAATATGTCGAAACCGTCAAGATGCTGCAAGACGGCGCCTTGGGCGAAATCGTCGCCGGACGCGCCTACTGGAACGGCGGACTGCCCCACGCGCGCGACCGCCGCGATGGCCAGGGCGACCTCGAATACCAACTGTATAACTGGTATAACTTCTGCTGGATCTGCGGCGACAACATCGTCGAACAACACATCCACAATCTCGACGTAATGAACTGGGTGCTTGGTTCGCATCCCATCTCCGTCGTCGCCAGCGGTGGACGCAGCTGGAAGCCCAAAATCGAAAAATACGGCAACATCTGGGACAACTTCTCCTGTGACTTTGAGTATCCCAATGGCGTTCACGTTTTCAGCTTTTGCCGTCACTTGAACAAATCGGCCAACGAAGTGTCTGAGCGCGTGTTCGGAACCAACAAAAAGTTCCGCAACGGCATCAGCAATTGCGCGGATATGGGCGAACGCGGCATGAACGCCTATGTGCAGGAGCACAAAGACCTGCAAGATTCCATTCGCGGAGACGGCCCCTACTGGAACCAGGCGGTGCAGATTTGCGAAACCACTATGACCGCGATTCTGGGACGCGAAGCAGCGTATACCGGTAAGAACCTGAAATGGGAAGAAGCCTGGAATATGGAACACGACATCTTCCCGAACCCGATTGGTTTCGACGCCAAGATGCCGCCCGCGCCGATCCCTTCCACCCCAATGCCCTAA
- a CDS encoding GNAT family N-acetyltransferase encodes MSERIIRRATKEDLPFVVGLWKEMMNHHLSVDPRFELGPDNEGAYLEYLYSIIDNYDYALFVAEHDARIVGYTIGMILANPQVFALGRYGFIAEMSVSADLQRQGAGRELWERVRHWFKRRGVKVIQLNVSPRNIKGYDFWKQLGCDEFLHILWHDIPKDA; translated from the coding sequence ATGAGCGAGAGAATCATTCGGCGGGCGACGAAAGAAGACTTGCCTTTCGTGGTCGGTTTATGGAAAGAGATGATGAACCATCATCTCTCGGTCGACCCAAGGTTTGAGTTAGGGCCTGACAACGAAGGCGCCTATCTGGAATATTTATATTCCATCATTGATAACTATGACTACGCGCTGTTCGTCGCCGAGCATGACGCCCGCATCGTCGGCTACACCATTGGGATGATTCTCGCCAACCCGCAAGTCTTTGCGTTGGGCCGATACGGTTTCATTGCCGAGATGAGTGTCAGCGCCGACTTACAGCGGCAAGGCGCCGGGCGCGAACTCTGGGAGCGGGTGCGGCATTGGTTTAAACGGCGCGGCGTCAAAGTCATTCAACTCAACGTCTCGCCGCGCAACATAAAGGGATACGACTTTTGGAAACAGCTTGGATGCGATGAGTTTTTGCATATCCTATGGCACGACATCCCCAAAGACGCATAA
- a CDS encoding decaprenyl-phosphate phosphoribosyltransferase, whose amino-acid sequence MTSPTQTALALLEIARPKQWVKNAFVFAALIFSQNIFDAGAVLNATAAFALFCLYSSCVYMMNDIADIERDRQHPKKRNRPLPSGRLRIPTVIVAAVSLFCAASVGSALLSSHFLYVGLVYFAANIVYSFICRSIVILDGMIIALGFLLRLYAGAIVIGAEVSDWLYLCGLFVSLFLAFCKRRQELILLGEESAGDHRAILKEYSTQFLDQIISIVTASTAVTYSLYCLDKSQTADNHHDGLMLTIPFVLYGLLRYLYLVYQKDEGGNPSELLLSDKPILINGVLWLGVVYWALYIRV is encoded by the coding sequence ATGACCTCGCCAACACAAACCGCCTTGGCCTTACTTGAAATTGCGCGCCCGAAGCAATGGGTAAAAAACGCCTTCGTCTTCGCGGCGTTAATTTTTTCGCAGAATATTTTTGATGCGGGCGCCGTGCTCAACGCGACCGCCGCGTTTGCGCTGTTTTGTCTTTACTCTTCGTGCGTCTATATGATGAACGACATCGCCGACATTGAGCGAGACCGCCAGCATCCCAAAAAACGCAATCGCCCCCTGCCCTCAGGACGCCTACGCATCCCCACGGTCATCGTCGCCGCCGTGTCGCTCTTTTGCGCGGCGTCGGTTGGCTCGGCGCTTCTATCCTCCCATTTTCTCTATGTCGGGCTGGTGTATTTCGCCGCAAACATCGTCTATTCATTTATCTGCCGCTCTATCGTCATTCTCGACGGCATGATTATCGCACTCGGTTTCTTGCTGCGGCTGTACGCGGGCGCCATCGTGATTGGCGCGGAGGTTTCAGATTGGTTGTATTTGTGCGGCCTGTTTGTTTCATTATTTCTGGCTTTCTGCAAGCGCCGCCAGGAACTTATTTTATTGGGCGAAGAAAGCGCCGGCGACCACCGCGCCATTCTCAAAGAATATTCCACCCAGTTTCTCGACCAGATCATCTCCATCGTCACCGCATCCACCGCCGTCACCTACTCGCTCTATTGTCTCGACAAGTCACAAACGGCCGACAACCATCACGACGGTTTAATGCTGACCATCCCCTTTGTTCTTTATGGCCTTTTGCGCTATCTATACTTGGTCTATCAGAAAGACGAGGGCGGAAACCCCAGCGAATTATTGTTGTCGGACAAGCCAATTTTGATCAATGGCGTCCTATGGCTCGGCGTCGTTTATTGGGCTTTATATATCCGTGTTTAG
- a CDS encoding NAD(P)/FAD-dependent oxidoreductase, whose protein sequence is MTKPSKPLKYAIVGGGAAGCTLAWHLAQNGHSVAVYEKWNGLGGLAADIPFGKTSLDRFYHHIFTSDTHVQAYAGRLGLTDKLHWCDSSVGFEHAGKLYPFTKPKDLLLFKPLPFLSRIRVGLAVLRMRRRESFEELESITAEDFIIREMGEPAYRILWEPLLRSKFGDRYREVSAVWFWGKIKLRGGTRSETGGESLGYMKDGWAQIYEGMGKKIEGWGGEFRFREIVKRIEKTPDGLVVRTRSGEETFDRVIVTPSIPSFLEMAPELPDDYRRDVDQVPYQANVTMAMGLDRSISPYYWLNVTHPDAPFVAVIEHTRLFNDPGYDGLVPIYLSRYLNADHPYFSMKLPDVQEIFIQGLEKMFPAFQREWIQCATISKAEFTQPVIGLHYSKRRPSFDTPLQGLYLCTMAQIYPEDRGMNYSIKMAEELLVHLGELEALTA, encoded by the coding sequence ATGACAAAGCCAAGTAAGCCGCTTAAATACGCCATCGTCGGCGGCGGCGCCGCTGGATGTACGCTCGCCTGGCATTTGGCCCAGAACGGTCATTCCGTCGCTGTGTATGAAAAATGGAACGGCCTGGGCGGGCTGGCGGCGGATATCCCGTTTGGCAAGACCTCGCTTGACCGTTTTTATCACCACATCTTCACCAGCGATACCCACGTGCAGGCTTACGCCGGGCGTTTAGGGCTGACGGACAAATTGCATTGGTGCGACTCGTCGGTCGGCTTTGAACACGCGGGCAAGTTATATCCATTCACCAAACCCAAAGACCTTTTGCTGTTTAAGCCGCTGCCGTTTTTGTCGCGTATCCGCGTCGGTCTCGCAGTGTTGCGGATGCGGCGCCGCGAGTCGTTTGAAGAACTCGAGTCGATCACGGCGGAAGATTTTATCATTCGCGAAATGGGCGAGCCTGCCTACCGCATTTTGTGGGAACCGCTGTTGCGCTCAAAATTCGGCGACCGCTATCGCGAAGTGTCTGCTGTGTGGTTTTGGGGCAAGATCAAATTGCGCGGCGGCACCCGCTCAGAAACCGGCGGCGAAAGCCTGGGTTATATGAAAGACGGCTGGGCGCAGATTTATGAAGGCATGGGCAAAAAAATCGAAGGCTGGGGCGGCGAGTTTCGCTTTCGTGAGATCGTCAAGCGCATCGAAAAAACGCCGGACGGCTTGGTGGTTCGTACTCGTTCCGGCGAGGAAACTTTTGACCGTGTGATTGTGACGCCCAGCATCCCCAGTTTTCTCGAAATGGCGCCGGAACTGCCGGACGATTACCGCCGCGATGTTGACCAGGTTCCCTATCAGGCCAACGTCACCATGGCGATGGGGCTTGATCGTTCGATCTCGCCCTATTACTGGCTGAACGTGACCCATCCTGACGCGCCGTTCGTCGCGGTGATTGAACACACGCGCTTGTTTAACGACCCGGGATATGACGGGCTGGTCCCCATTTATTTATCGCGCTATTTGAACGCCGACCACCCCTACTTCAGCATGAAACTGCCTGACGTGCAGGAAATCTTCATTCAGGGATTAGAGAAAATGTTTCCGGCGTTTCAGCGCGAGTGGATCCAGTGCGCGACGATTTCAAAGGCCGAGTTTACTCAGCCGGTGATTGGGCTGCATTACTCGAAGCGGCGCCCCTCGTTTGATACGCCCTTGCAGGGCCTGTATCTTTGCACCATGGCGCAGATTTATCCCGAAGATCGCGGCATGAATTACAGCATCAAAATGGCGGAAGAGTTGCTGGTGCATCTTGGGGAACTCGAAGCGCTGACCGCATAA
- the cimA gene encoding citramalate synthase gives MAGKIETFDTTLRDGTQGEGVNLSLEDKLRIAQRLDDFGIDFIEGGWPGSNPKDIGFFQRAKDVQFKHAKLCAFGSTRHARNKVEEDPNVCALIEAETAAVSIFGKTWDLHVTNALRIKLEDNLDMIRDTVRFLKENGRIVIYDAEHFFDGYKNNPDYALQTVKAACEAGADVLAFCDTNGGTMPHEITEIVTKMRNELDGALGIHAHNDAGCGIANSLAAIKAGCTHVQGTFNGFGERCGNADLSSVLPNLMYKMGYDVIEPEQMQTIAGLSMFISELANVPLKHNQPFVGMSAFAHKGGIHVSAVQRDSKTYEHIDPAMVGNRQRILVSELSGQSNIFHMLKNMGIEVDKSSPVAKNVLTKVKSLENEGYFFEAAEASLELLIRKELGEYNSHFDMVAYRVLVDQHSSGDLWSEATVRLTVDGDSFFMAGEGDGPVNALDNALRKALLEKYPQLSEVRLTDFKVRIIDTGRSTAAKTRVMIESTDGVSDWITIGVSENIIEASWEALVDSIEYKLLLDDKAK, from the coding sequence TTGGCGGGGAAAATTGAGACGTTTGATACAACCTTGCGTGATGGTACGCAGGGCGAAGGCGTAAATCTGTCCTTAGAAGACAAACTGCGCATCGCGCAGCGCCTGGACGATTTTGGCATTGATTTTATCGAAGGCGGTTGGCCGGGGTCTAACCCGAAAGACATCGGGTTTTTTCAACGGGCCAAAGACGTTCAATTCAAACACGCCAAGTTATGCGCTTTCGGCAGCACCCGCCATGCGCGCAACAAGGTCGAAGAAGACCCCAACGTCTGCGCGTTGATCGAAGCGGAAACCGCAGCGGTGTCGATCTTCGGCAAAACCTGGGACCTACACGTCACCAATGCGCTGCGCATTAAATTGGAAGACAATCTCGACATGATTCGCGACACGGTCCGTTTTCTCAAAGAGAACGGGCGCATCGTGATTTATGACGCCGAACATTTTTTTGACGGCTATAAGAACAATCCCGACTATGCGTTGCAGACCGTGAAGGCCGCGTGTGAAGCGGGCGCCGACGTCTTGGCGTTTTGCGACACCAACGGCGGGACCATGCCGCATGAGATCACTGAGATCGTTACAAAGATGCGCAATGAACTCGACGGCGCGTTGGGCATTCACGCCCATAATGACGCGGGCTGCGGGATCGCCAATTCACTGGCGGCGATCAAAGCGGGTTGTACGCACGTGCAGGGCACCTTCAACGGCTTCGGCGAGCGCTGCGGCAACGCCGATCTCTCCAGCGTGTTGCCCAACCTGATGTATAAAATGGGCTATGACGTCATCGAGCCTGAACAAATGCAAACCATTGCCGGGCTGTCGATGTTCATCAGTGAGCTGGCCAACGTACCGCTCAAGCACAACCAGCCTTTCGTTGGCATGAGCGCCTTCGCCCACAAGGGCGGCATCCACGTCAGCGCGGTGCAGCGCGACTCGAAAACCTACGAACACATCGACCCCGCCATGGTCGGCAACCGCCAGCGCATTTTGGTGTCGGAACTCTCGGGGCAGTCGAATATTTTTCACATGCTGAAAAACATGGGCATCGAAGTCGATAAATCGTCGCCGGTGGCCAAGAATGTTCTGACGAAAGTTAAATCGCTCGAAAACGAAGGCTACTTTTTTGAAGCCGCCGAAGCCTCGCTTGAGTTGCTGATCCGTAAAGAACTGGGCGAGTATAACTCACACTTCGATATGGTGGCGTACCGGGTGCTGGTCGACCAACATTCATCAGGCGACTTATGGTCGGAAGCGACGGTGCGGCTGACGGTCGACGGCGATTCGTTCTTTATGGCGGGCGAAGGCGACGGCCCCGTCAATGCGCTCGACAATGCGCTGCGCAAGGCGCTGTTAGAAAAATACCCACAGCTGAGCGAGGTGCGCCTCACCGACTTTAAGGTGCGCATCATCGACACGGGACGCAGCACCGCCGCCAAGACGCGGGTTATGATCGAATCAACCGACGGCGTGTCGGATTGGATCACCATCGGCGTGTCGGAGAACATTATCGAAGCCTCCTGGGAAGCGCTGGTCGACAGCATTGAATATAAGTTGTTATTAGATGACAAAGCCAAGTAA
- a CDS encoding S8 family serine peptidase, protein MKVFVLGLSLCLFLGTLSVWSLPYSGGQSLHSIVVLKSAPALLAGGSQNNNRSRQSRTPVPATTYKQQLLAQQSGLFEQCRQVDPQAELGAQFTDLINAFSVRMNAEALGELREHPDVKYISRVKTYKPTLTQSGQLMRLPEAYEKFEFGDNAGEGVFIAIIDSGVDATHPAFEGDGYEYPEGFPKGNADFTNKKIIAARVFPPGFGQQGDTTLFDRDGHGSNVASISAANLDVKSPLGFLSGVAPRAYLGNYKIFTTDGASSEQIIAAIEAAVSDGADVLNMSFGFSAFDEPHHSAELDAVRNAVAAGAVAVIAAQNEGRAFTIGAPAQVEEAITVGAITNSHRANGTIDQYALRVSLWVNGEPVITEEQANFGSPSDASASSGFYTEPIIGAFSVVDADTLDGGAFGGDLDGRACNDFPAGASASDWVLVQRGECQFVDKAARVQAIGGRGVLFYQNDRPDSELIIPDSENLSVPVVLVGRDFGLAIKEALSNGDKATIEVIGGPVSDQPFTSNRMATFSSLGPSAEYSFKPDVSAIGAGSFGATQNDQDFPGSQFTAGGFRWVDGTSQASPRVAGLAALVRQLHPNWPPDWVKSAIVISTANTAKNSNGSREANAMETGAGRVDAFAAGEVDTIVLPPKLGFGRLTLSDSGSVERYLRIVNASAQECEYVITPVRFNNALSVELSDDSFTLPPGEKIEIKATASASSPSGLTDLEQRLQLSNLTTGLNYSIACWMRTVPAPGPQSVLLVDDDNGESFEETYMGWLDAIERTYVHWDVDGKDDYPTANYMHGFDAVVWVQSGKSFNAVGDPSSDAFVIAWNPQHLFETELQRYLGEGGALLHSGQDYFDQKDDSTLAAEAYGVRMAVHDQGASTIAGVSGNPVGEGVASFSMNYSNGLEDFVDMVRPIGSRGTAETAFTSNGSSSRSVGVTIEGCNYRAVFLAFPLEAAPDESGQQILRNSLDWLDEASFAPAQVVSIVPDEIDLDTETGPFFLSIDGEGFTYGDGYRAWFDSVPMEDVFQLDCNRVEGVLPADLQPGVYTLTLSAGNGRTLRLENALTVKAEAKTPDWFLH, encoded by the coding sequence ATGAAAGTTTTTGTATTGGGGCTGTCCCTGTGTCTTTTTTTGGGGACGCTCAGCGTATGGTCGCTGCCTTACTCCGGCGGTCAATCATTGCATTCCATTGTTGTGTTAAAGTCAGCGCCGGCTTTGCTTGCGGGCGGTTCACAGAATAATAACCGTTCGCGACAGAGCCGGACGCCGGTCCCGGCGACGACCTACAAACAACAGCTGCTCGCTCAACAATCGGGCCTGTTTGAACAATGCCGCCAGGTTGATCCTCAGGCCGAGCTCGGCGCACAATTTACCGACTTAATCAACGCGTTCAGCGTTCGCATGAATGCCGAGGCGCTGGGTGAATTGCGCGAACACCCCGACGTAAAGTACATCTCCCGCGTCAAAACCTACAAACCGACCCTGACCCAAAGCGGCCAGTTGATGCGTTTGCCCGAAGCCTACGAAAAATTTGAATTTGGAGACAACGCAGGCGAAGGCGTATTTATCGCCATTATTGATTCGGGCGTTGACGCAACCCACCCCGCGTTTGAAGGCGATGGGTATGAGTATCCTGAGGGGTTTCCGAAAGGCAATGCCGATTTCACCAATAAAAAGATTATTGCCGCGCGGGTGTTTCCGCCCGGTTTTGGTCAGCAAGGCGACACCACCCTGTTTGATCGCGATGGACATGGCTCGAACGTGGCCTCGATCTCCGCTGCGAATCTGGACGTAAAGTCTCCGCTGGGGTTTCTCTCCGGCGTTGCGCCGCGCGCCTACTTGGGCAACTACAAAATTTTCACCACCGACGGCGCCAGCAGCGAGCAGATCATCGCCGCCATCGAAGCGGCGGTCAGCGACGGGGCTGACGTTTTAAACATGAGTTTCGGTTTTTCAGCGTTTGATGAACCTCATCATTCGGCTGAGTTAGACGCGGTGCGCAATGCCGTCGCGGCGGGCGCGGTTGCTGTGATTGCCGCGCAGAATGAAGGCCGCGCATTCACCATCGGCGCGCCCGCGCAAGTAGAGGAAGCCATCACAGTAGGCGCGATTACCAATTCGCACCGCGCCAATGGAACCATTGATCAATACGCGCTGCGGGTCAGCCTTTGGGTGAACGGCGAACCGGTCATCACCGAAGAACAGGCGAATTTCGGTTCGCCGTCTGACGCGAGCGCATCGTCGGGCTTTTATACCGAGCCGATCATTGGCGCGTTTTCTGTGGTTGACGCCGACACGCTTGACGGCGGCGCGTTTGGCGGCGACTTAGACGGTCGCGCGTGCAACGATTTTCCCGCAGGCGCGTCCGCATCTGACTGGGTGTTGGTACAGCGCGGCGAGTGTCAGTTTGTGGACAAAGCGGCGCGGGTGCAGGCCATCGGCGGGCGCGGGGTTTTGTTCTATCAAAACGACCGGCCGGATTCAGAATTGATTATCCCCGACTCCGAAAATTTATCGGTTCCGGTTGTGTTGGTCGGTCGTGATTTTGGCCTGGCGATTAAAGAGGCGCTGTCGAACGGCGACAAGGCGACCATTGAAGTGATCGGCGGCCCGGTTTCAGACCAGCCGTTCACCTCGAACCGCATGGCGACTTTTTCATCATTGGGGCCGTCGGCGGAATATAGTTTCAAGCCGGACGTGAGCGCGATTGGCGCGGGCAGTTTCGGCGCCACTCAGAATGACCAGGATTTCCCGGGAAGCCAATTTACGGCGGGCGGATTTCGTTGGGTGGACGGTACCAGCCAGGCGTCGCCCCGCGTGGCGGGGTTGGCGGCGTTGGTGCGCCAGTTACACCCCAACTGGCCGCCCGATTGGGTGAAGTCGGCCATTGTGATCTCCACGGCGAATACCGCCAAAAACAGCAACGGCTCGCGTGAAGCGAACGCGATGGAAACTGGCGCGGGCCGGGTGGATGCGTTCGCCGCTGGCGAAGTGGATACCATCGTGCTGCCGCCCAAATTAGGGTTCGGACGATTGACCCTGAGCGATAGCGGCAGCGTGGAGCGTTATCTGCGCATCGTGAATGCCTCTGCGCAAGAGTGTGAATACGTCATCACCCCGGTGCGGTTTAATAATGCATTGTCGGTTGAACTGTCCGACGATTCGTTTACGTTGCCGCCTGGCGAAAAGATCGAAATCAAGGCGACCGCGAGCGCGTCTAGCCCCAGTGGGTTGACGGACCTCGAGCAGCGCCTGCAACTCAGCAATCTCACCACCGGATTGAATTACAGCATCGCCTGCTGGATGCGCACCGTCCCGGCGCCGGGGCCGCAGAGCGTGTTGTTGGTGGACGACGACAACGGTGAATCATTTGAAGAAACCTACATGGGTTGGCTTGACGCGATTGAGCGCACCTATGTGCATTGGGACGTCGATGGAAAAGACGATTATCCAACGGCGAATTATATGCACGGGTTTGACGCCGTGGTTTGGGTGCAATCCGGCAAAAGTTTCAACGCCGTCGGAGACCCCAGTTCTGACGCGTTTGTCATCGCCTGGAACCCGCAGCATTTATTTGAAACCGAATTACAGCGCTATCTCGGCGAGGGCGGGGCGTTGTTGCATTCGGGGCAGGATTACTTCGACCAGAAAGACGATTCGACTCTCGCGGCGGAAGCCTACGGGGTTCGCATGGCGGTGCATGACCAGGGCGCCAGCACCATTGCAGGCGTCTCGGGCAACCCCGTCGGCGAAGGCGTGGCGTCGTTCTCAATGAACTATTCCAACGGCCTCGAAGATTTCGTTGACATGGTGCGCCCCATCGGCAGTCGCGGGACGGCTGAGACGGCTTTCACATCAAACGGTTCCAGCAGCCGCAGCGTGGGCGTGACGATTGAGGGCTGCAATTACCGCGCCGTCTTTCTGGCGTTTCCGCTTGAGGCCGCGCCCGACGAATCCGGCCAACAAATATTGAGAAACAGTTTAGACTGGCTGGACGAGGCCTCGTTTGCGCCCGCGCAGGTGGTTTCAATTGTTCCAGATGAAATTGACCTGGATACCGAAACCGGGCCGTTCTTTCTCTCGATTGACGGCGAGGGCTTTACCTACGGCGACGGCTATCGCGCCTGGTTTGATTCGGTCCCGATGGAAGATGTGTTTCAACTGGATTGCAACCGGGTCGAGGGCGTACTGCCTGCCGACTTGCAGCCGGGCGTCTACACATTGACCCTCAGCGCGGGCAACGGACGAACGCTGCGCCTGGAGAATGCGCTGACTGTCAAAGCCGAAGCCAAAACGCCGGATTGGTTCTTACATTAA